A region of Clarias gariepinus isolate MV-2021 ecotype Netherlands chromosome 25, CGAR_prim_01v2, whole genome shotgun sequence DNA encodes the following proteins:
- the mbpb gene encoding myelin basic protein b isoform X2, translating into MASSGSAGQSGFRLGRAKKTPGVMDQIGKIFGGDKKRKSKGSFRGALSVSPQRSSHSSPRRRTGGDNAVVHFFRSIVSPAPKKSRGDHKTSVKAQKGRAGDGQGTLTRIFKMGGTRAASPAKR; encoded by the exons ATGGCATCTTCAGGCTCAGCGGGACAGTCCGGCTTCAGACTCGGGCGTGCAAAGAAAACTCCCGGAGTGATGGATCAGATTGGAAAAATCTTTGGAGGAGATAAGAAGCGGAAGAGCAAG GGCTCTTTCCGTGGtgctctctctgtttctcctcAGAGGTCAAGTCACTCGTCTCCTCGCCGCCGCACTGGTGGTGACAACGCTGTCGTTCACTTCTTCAGATCTATC GTGTCTCCTGCCCCTAAAAAATCCAGG GGGGATCATAAGACCTCAGTGAAGGCGCAGAAAGGGCGTGCCGGAGATGGACAGGGCACGCTGACTCGCATCTTCAAAATG
- the mbpb gene encoding myelin basic protein b isoform X1: MASSGSAGQSGFRLGRAKKTPGVMDQIGKIFGGDKKRKSKGSFRGALSVSPQRSSHSSPRRRTGGDNAVVHFFRSIVSPAPKKSRWHSFTSKLGMGDHKTSVKAQKGRAGDGQGTLTRIFKMGGTRAASPAKR; this comes from the exons ATGGCATCTTCAGGCTCAGCGGGACAGTCCGGCTTCAGACTCGGGCGTGCAAAGAAAACTCCCGGAGTGATGGATCAGATTGGAAAAATCTTTGGAGGAGATAAGAAGCGGAAGAGCAAG GGCTCTTTCCGTGGtgctctctctgtttctcctcAGAGGTCAAGTCACTCGTCTCCTCGCCGCCGCACTGGTGGTGACAACGCTGTCGTTCACTTCTTCAGATCTATC GTGTCTCCTGCCCCTAAAAAATCCAGG tgGCATTCTTTCACATCTAAACTTGGCATG GGGGATCATAAGACCTCAGTGAAGGCGCAGAAAGGGCGTGCCGGAGATGGACAGGGCACGCTGACTCGCATCTTCAAAATG